One region of Salvia miltiorrhiza cultivar Shanhuang (shh) chromosome 3, IMPLAD_Smil_shh, whole genome shotgun sequence genomic DNA includes:
- the LOC131018854 gene encoding uncharacterized protein At2g29880-like — MGDSQQQGTKKRAVYEPWTKEQSDVLLEILVESAKREWRDNSGIFSKATVEERILPVFNKRLGCNKTCNHYLSRIKWFKTRWTAYSTLMKFNSGFGYDNTAKKFTAPDEVWDAYCQAHPKDAYLRHGNCSDYEDLEIAVGNGVAVGKNSIGLGSATDARTLGTEENSVPHIEDLNYDAEIETFVGLTQDDPPSSGSKSPLVFPEVSVESSQRRAPVKRSRGQFEINSGHIENSSNQEVMAEIKKITTTIEGVQSLLVKRDTMIEKKERGKTYTTWDAIKEIQDLTKDVRTEAFDLLDTKTKKDGFLRMTVDERKRWITFKIRQRRE, encoded by the exons ATGGGAGATTCTCAACAACAAGGCACGAAAAAGAGGGCAGTCTATGAACCGTGGACTAAGGAACAAAGCGATGTATTATTAGAAATTTTGGTTGAGTCTGCAAAACGGGAATGGCGTGATAATAGTGGTATATTTAGCAAAGCAACTGTTGAAGAAAGAATACTACCTGTTTTTAATAAAAGACTTGGGTGTAATAAGACTTGTAACCACTACCTAAGCCGTATCAAATGGTTTAAGACCCGTTGGACTGCTTATTCAACACTCATGAAGTTTAACTCTGGTTTTGGCTATGACAACACCGCTAAAAAGTTCACGGCCCCGGATGAAGTTTGGGATGCATACTGTCAG GCTCACCCAAAAGATGCATACTTGCGCCATGGGAATTGTTCGGATTATGAAGACTTGGAAATTGCTGTTGGAAACGGTGTGGCGGTAGGGAAAAACTCAATTGGATTGGGCAGTGCTACTGATGCTAGGACACTAGGAACTGAGGAAAATAGTGTTCCGCACATAGAGGATTTGAATTATGATGCTGAAATTGAGACGTTTGTAGGACTTACTCAAGACGATCCGCCATCATCCGGTTCCAAATCACCTTTGGTATTTCCTGAAGTGTCTGTGGAATCcagtcagagaagagctcccgTCAAAAGAAGTAGAGGTCAATTTGAGATAAATTCTGGTCACATTGAAAATAGTTCGAATCAGGAAGTCATGGCAGAAATCAAGAAAATCACTACTACAATAGAAGGAGTTCAAAGCCTCTTGGTGAAACGAGATACTATGATAGAGAAGAAAGAAAGGGGAAAAACTTATACAACTTGGGATGCTATCAAAGAAATCCAAGATTTGACTAAAGACGTTCGCACCGAAGCATTTGACTTGCTTGATACCAAGACCAAAAAAGATGGATTTTTGAGAATGACTGTTGATGAACGTAAAAGATGGATAACTTTCAAGATTAGACAGCGTAGGGAATAG
- the LOC131015950 gene encoding O-fucosyltransferase 20-like: MAVSKSNKKSYISVPSQIINSISQSSLDSLLQPPKKKQQTSCSKLRVFLKSSRFFIFLICLLGFLWMLKMLFNFDASMPFSQFPCSVSQESEAAITNGVSISELENGDESEFWKQPDGMGYRPCLDFSGRYRRESGEIVKDRTKYLMVVVAGGMNQQRNQIIDAVVISRILGAALVVPILQKNVIWADESEFGDIFDLDHFKSVLANDVRIVSSLPSTHLMTRPVEEKRTPLHASPDWIRSHYHKKLRREGVLLLRGLDSRLSKDLPSDLQKLRCKVAFNALRFSPRIMELGNKLTERMRSKGPYLALHLRMEKDVWVRTGCLPGLTHDYDEMINNERKARPELLTSRSNMTYHDRKLAGLCPLNALEVARLLKALGAPKSTRIYWAGGVPLGGKEALLPLTSEFPYFYNKEDLALAGELEPIANKPSLLAAVDDIVSENSDVFMASHGGNMGHAIQGHRAYAGHKKTIIPNKRQMIPYFLNPSLPESEFNRVILDLHQDSMGQPELRTSKSGRDVTKYPIPECMCNGTTSRSAV; the protein is encoded by the exons ATGGCGGTGTCCAAGAGCAACAAGAAGAGCTACATTTCCGTTCCCTCGCAGATCATCAACTCCATCTCGCAGTCATCGCTCGATTCTTTGCTGCAGCCCCCCAAAAAGAAGCAGCAAACTTCATGTTCAAAGCTTAGGGTTTTCCTCAAGAGCTCAAGATTCTTCATTTTCCTCATCTGTCTGCTGGGCTTCCTCTGGATGTTGAAGATGCTGTTCAACTTCGACGCCTCGATGCCCTTTTCGCAGTTTCCTTGTTCTGTATCTCAAGAGAGTGAAGCGGCAATCACAAACGGCGTTTCGATTTCTGAGTTAGAAAATGGTGATGAGAGTGAGTTCTGGAAGCAGCCTGACGGAATGGGGTACAGGCCTTGTTTGGATTTCAGCGGCAGATATCGAAGAGAAAGCGGCGAGATTGTCAAGGACAGGACAAAGTATTTGATGGTGGTGGTTGCTGGAGGCATGAATCAGCAGAGGAATCAGATTATTGATGCTGTTGTCATCTCAAGGATTCTTGGTGCAGCTTTGGTTGTGCCCATTTTACAAAAGAATGTTATTTGGGCTGACGAAAG TGAGTTTGGTGATATATTCGATTTGGATCATTTCAAGAGTGTTTTGGCGAATGATGTGAGAATAGTTTCATCTCTTCCGTCGACACATTTGATGACGAGGCCGGTCGAGGAGAAGAGGACTCCCCTTCATGCATCGCCTGATTGGATTCGCTCTCATTATCATAAAAAG CTTAGAAGGGAAGGTGTGTTACTTCTACGCGGCCTGGATTCGAGGCTCTCTAAGGATCTTCCTTCCGATCTCCAAAAGCTTCGTTGCAAG GTGGCTTTTAATGCTTTGCGGTTCTCCCCTCGTATCATGGAACTTGGTAACAAACTTACAGAGAGAATGAGAAGCAAGGGACCTTATCTTGCTCTTCATTTGAGAATGGAGAAGGATGTGTGGGTGAGGACTGGCTGTCTTCCTGGCCTAACTCATGACTACGATGAGATGATAAACAATGAACGAAAGGCACGCCCCGAGCTCTTGACTTCAAGATCAAACATGACCTATCATGACAGGAAACTCGCAGGCCTCTGCCCCTTGAACGCTTTGGAAGTTGCTAG GTTGCTTAAAGCTCTGGGAGCCCCCAAGAGCACGAGAATCTACTGGGCAGGAGGCGTTCCGTTGGGTGGAAAAGAAGCCCTGCTGCCACTCACCTCAGAGTTTCCTTATTTCTACAACAAGGAAGACCTTGCATTGGCCGGTGAACTCGAGCCGATAGCAAACAAGCCCTCCCTTCTGGCAGCTGTGGACGACATAGTCTCTGAGAATAGTGATGTGTTCATGGCCTCGCATGGTGGGAATATGGGGCATGCTATTCAGGGGCATAGAGCCTATGCAGGGCACAAGAAGACTATTATCCCTAACAAAAGACAGATGATACCATACTTCTTGAACCCTTCGCTTCCCGAATCCGAGTTCAATAGAGTGATTCTTGACTTGCACCAGGATTCCATGGGACAGCCGGAGCTCAGGACCAGCAAATCTGGGAGGGATGTCACTAAGTACCCGATCCCAGAGTGCATGTGCAATGGCACGACGTCGCGCTCCGCTGTCTAA
- the LOC131018855 gene encoding uncharacterized protein LOC131018855, with protein MLNAADSPLYPDCDTYSQLSWMTHMMSIKVENHMSERCFNQISEMVQKALPKDNNCPDSFYSTKRNLRGKLIEPPGISTCCTNSFKRIPNPGGYTWKLTPPTVQELYFEEFKKEFTWNPDDEADVKNMWLEKARKRYSDNMSEYKRQLKQKTEAGEIMETPLGMSDTFWTGLKAYWDQDEVKAVSRRARENRYSEPDGVGTGISRHVGGSQSSRILQQSLLVDGEVPPTASNYNTFLRPHMYADGTFVSEKDANLDAEIHRVAAETGREDRLDEVYLELVRPGRSRLYGTGSAGVSQFSRGFTNSTCSSQMSQRMYETRISTLEERLQKAEEDRAAQEAAREAEQAAREALEQRMSQFEEILRRSGQLP; from the exons ATGTTGAACGCAGCCGATAGTCCTCTATACCCAGACTGTGATACTTACTCACAGTTATCCTGGATGACACATATGATGAGCATAAAGGTTGAAAATCACATGTCAGAGAGATGTTTTAATCAGATATCTGAGATGGTTCAAAAGGCTTTACCGAAGGATAACAACTGCCCTGACAGCTTTTACAGTACGAAGAGAAATCTGCGCGg TAAGTTGATCGAGCCCCCGGGGATCTCCACCTGCTGCACGAACTCGTTTAAGAGGATTCcgaacccaggcgggtacacgtGGAAGTTAACTCCGCCAACGGTGCAGGAGTTGTATTTTGAGGAATTTAAG aaagagtttactTGGAACCCTGATGATGAGGCTGATGTGAAAAACATGTGGTTAGAAAAGGCCCGCAAAAGGTATAGTGACAACATGAGCGAGTATAAGAGACAGCTCAAGCAGAAGACCGAGGCAGGGGAGATCATGGAGACACCGCTGGGCATGTCCGACACCTTTTGGACGGGACTAAAGGCATACTGGGATCAAGATGAGGTTAAGGCCGTTTCTAGGCGCGCACGTGAGAACCGATACTCTGAGCCCGATGGAGTTGGTACAGGGATCAGTCGGCACGTTGGAGGGTCTCAGTCGAGTCGTATTCTGCAGCAGAGTCTG CTCGTGGATGGTGAAGTCCCCCCAACTGCATCTAACTACAACACTTTCCTCCGCCCACACATGTACGCAGATGGAACTTTTGTGTCAGAAAAGGATGCCAACCTTGAT gctGAGATTCATCGTGTTGCTGCTGAGACAGGACGAGAGGACCGACTCGATGAGGTCTACTTGGAGCTCGTACGTCCCGGTAGGTCACGACTGtacggcactggaagtgccgGCGTGAGCCAGTTCAGTAGGGGGTTTACCAACAGTACATGCTCTTCCCAGATGTCTCAGCGGATGTATGAGACTCGGATCTCCACACTGGAGGAGCGTCTCCAAAAGGCTGAGGAGGATAGGGCGGCCCAAgaagcagcacgtgaggccgaacaagcagcacgtgaggccctTGAGCAGCGGATGAGTCAGTTCGAGGAGATACTGAGgcggtcgggtcagctacctTGA